A single genomic interval of Zunongwangia sp. HGR-M22 harbors:
- a CDS encoding GH92 family glycosyl hydrolase, with amino-acid sequence MNFKNFRRILTVCLLLLLLSCKVSKTEKTASEEYVDKVYPLLDTENSRWFYFSSASRPFGMVNLSPDTQIDGAWGSGYRYNTDTVKGFSHIHAWQMAGLSMMPVIAKADDDKIFTDFYSKFDHKTEEIHPGYHKLFLDRYQIETELTSTTRVGFHKYNYQNSNSQALLFNLNTTLGPCDNAEGSLVLDSEKVVSGSFKMTPTSRRPKALITYFKVHFNKPVASIKKDNNTGNYLVTFEEDAGELMAKVGISYTSPENANLNIQSELNHWNFDKVVKESRDQWNKLLGRIRVEGGDKKQQNRFYTDLWHALQGRRIISDCNGDYPDNTGDNFRIGKLPLDKTGSPLFNHYNSDSFWGAQWTINTLWGLVYPGIMKEFIMSLLQYYKDGGYIPRGPSGGNYTHVMTGASSTPFIVSAIQRGLISEDLDKIYQALKLNHMPGGIMAKAGYEHETSIGGGLDYYLDKGYVPYPLLVPEDEYGIHKDGSSMTLEYAYQDYTLAQLAKKLEKLEDYTYFTKRSKNYKNVFNKNVGWMSPRKVDGSYSDNFDPYQYENGFVEANAAQATWFVPHDLKGLSLLMGGKKQAISKLNNQFIEAEKLGFTSGTSHDAELHPEYSRIPINYGNQPSIETAFVFTKLGNPELTQYWSRKIVNTVFSDLSPSRGYNGDEDQGLMGSLAVLMKLGLFQMNGGTEEDPAYQIGSPIFDKITIDLNSDFYEGKELSIISNNNSEKNIYIESAEFNNRKLDSLEIKHSDLIKGGEIRLHMTNSRHKK; translated from the coding sequence ATGAATTTTAAAAATTTCCGGCGTATTCTCACAGTCTGTTTATTACTCTTGTTGCTTTCCTGCAAAGTCAGTAAAACAGAAAAAACAGCTTCAGAAGAATATGTCGATAAAGTTTACCCCTTATTAGATACTGAAAATTCTAGATGGTTTTATTTTAGCTCTGCCAGCAGACCTTTTGGGATGGTTAATCTTAGCCCAGACACCCAGATCGATGGGGCTTGGGGTAGTGGATATCGTTACAATACCGATACTGTTAAGGGATTTAGTCATATACACGCTTGGCAAATGGCCGGACTTTCTATGATGCCAGTTATTGCGAAAGCTGATGACGATAAAATTTTTACTGATTTTTATTCGAAATTCGATCATAAAACTGAAGAAATACATCCAGGATATCACAAACTTTTTTTAGATAGATATCAAATTGAAACTGAATTAACCAGTACTACTCGGGTAGGATTTCATAAATATAACTATCAAAATAGTAATTCTCAGGCTTTATTATTCAATCTCAATACCACTTTAGGACCTTGTGATAATGCAGAAGGTTCGTTGGTTTTAGACAGTGAAAAAGTAGTATCAGGTTCATTTAAAATGACACCTACTAGTAGGCGTCCAAAAGCTTTAATTACTTATTTTAAAGTGCATTTTAATAAACCGGTGGCCTCAATTAAAAAAGATAATAATACCGGAAATTATTTGGTGACTTTTGAAGAGGATGCTGGCGAGTTAATGGCTAAAGTAGGAATTTCATATACTTCACCCGAGAATGCCAATTTAAATATTCAGTCAGAATTAAATCATTGGAATTTCGATAAAGTAGTAAAGGAATCAAGAGACCAATGGAACAAATTGTTAGGAAGAATTCGTGTTGAAGGTGGCGATAAAAAACAACAAAATCGATTTTATACCGATTTGTGGCATGCTTTGCAAGGAAGAAGAATCATTAGTGATTGTAATGGGGATTATCCAGATAATACCGGCGATAATTTTAGAATAGGAAAGCTGCCATTAGATAAGACTGGAAGTCCACTTTTTAATCATTATAATTCAGATTCTTTCTGGGGAGCACAATGGACTATTAATACGTTGTGGGGACTTGTATATCCAGGCATAATGAAAGAATTTATAATGTCCTTATTGCAGTATTACAAAGATGGCGGTTATATTCCAAGAGGACCTTCAGGAGGTAATTACACCCATGTAATGACGGGGGCATCTTCAACTCCCTTTATAGTAAGTGCTATACAAAGAGGATTAATTTCTGAAGACTTAGATAAAATTTACCAGGCATTAAAATTGAACCATATGCCTGGCGGAATTATGGCTAAAGCAGGTTATGAGCATGAAACTTCTATTGGTGGTGGCTTAGATTATTATTTAGATAAAGGCTACGTTCCTTACCCATTGCTCGTACCAGAGGATGAATACGGAATTCATAAAGATGGTTCTAGTATGACTTTAGAATATGCTTATCAAGATTATACGCTAGCCCAACTCGCCAAGAAATTAGAAAAACTGGAGGATTATACTTATTTTACAAAAAGATCGAAAAATTATAAGAATGTCTTTAATAAAAATGTGGGTTGGATGTCTCCTAGAAAAGTGGACGGTAGTTATAGTGACAATTTCGATCCTTATCAATACGAGAATGGTTTTGTAGAAGCGAATGCTGCGCAAGCAACCTGGTTTGTTCCACACGATTTAAAAGGTCTTTCTTTGCTTATGGGAGGAAAAAAGCAAGCAATTTCGAAATTAAACAATCAGTTTATAGAAGCAGAGAAATTAGGTTTTACCTCGGGAACTTCCCACGATGCAGAATTACATCCTGAATATAGTAGAATACCTATTAACTACGGAAATCAACCTTCGATAGAAACCGCCTTTGTTTTTACCAAATTGGGAAATCCTGAATTAACCCAATATTGGTCTAGAAAGATTGTAAATACTGTTTTTTCAGATCTATCTCCATCCAGAGGATATAACGGAGATGAAGATCAGGGATTAATGGGAAGTTTAGCTGTATTAATGAAATTGGGACTTTTTCAGATGAACGGAGGAACAGAGGAAGATCCTGCTTACCAAATAGGGAGTCCAATATTCGACAAAATTACGATCGATTTAAATTCCGATTTTTACGAAGGGAAAGAACTCAGTATCATTTCTAATAACAATTCTGAGAAAAACATTTATATAGAGAGTGCTGAATTTAATAACAGGAAATTAGATTCTCTTGAAATTAAACATAGCGATTTAATAAAGGGTGGAGAAATCAGATTACACATGACGAATTCAAGGCATAAAAAATAA
- a CDS encoding alpha-N-acetylglucosaminidase: protein MRYFFTCSVIVMILFLSCTQKEEQHHESTAEYELLKRILPDHASQFKVIIDSTSQDDYFEISTSEDKIQLKGNNGVSIASALYYYIKNVTNGQITWNGVNLNLPEELPLVSQPIYKKTPYDYRYYLNYCTFNYTMSWWDWERWEKELDWMALHGINMPLAITGESYIWDKVYRSYGFEDEDLDPFFSGPSYFSWFWMGNLDGWGGPLPKSWKESHKELQLKILKRARELGMTPVLPAFTGHVPASFKKVFPNATLKQTNWGNDFEDTFILDSNDPLFSEIGQRFLEVQTEVYGTDHLYSADTFNENTPPSNDPEDLAKLSKKVYESMKTVDKDAVWVMQGWLFYSHRDFWQAPQIKGLLDAVPDDSMIILDLATEIEPVWKRTDAFYGKQWIWNMLHNFGGNITMFGRIETVATAPAEALNSKDSGKLKGLGLTMEAIEQNPVLYELMADNVWRNKPIDLKDWLKQYTKNRYGKEDEKLLQAWDTLVNTAYNGKVIRDGAESIIVARPTMEGYRRWARTKLNYKPEELLPAWDKFIEVADNYKDSEGFKYDLVDLTRQILANYALPLQQQISYAYQNNDKEDFDKYSNQFLDLIHGLDELLATQKDFLLGPWLASAREWGTDPQEKALYEQNARDLITLWGGKDNRLHEYSNRQWSGLMADFYKPRWEQYFKAVKKDWSKFDQSQFDEKIKEWEWNWVQTEEEFPTQPSGSAIGKAKELYKKYRTDIVPLTEKMKPIEYNY from the coding sequence ATGCGATATTTTTTTACTTGTTCTGTAATAGTGATGATACTTTTTTTAAGTTGTACTCAAAAAGAAGAGCAACATCACGAAAGCACAGCTGAATACGAATTATTAAAGAGAATACTTCCAGATCATGCCTCTCAATTTAAAGTAATTATTGATAGCACAAGTCAGGATGATTATTTTGAAATCTCTACTTCTGAAGATAAAATTCAGTTGAAAGGAAATAATGGAGTTTCAATTGCTTCTGCTCTCTATTATTACATCAAAAACGTTACTAATGGGCAAATTACTTGGAACGGTGTTAATCTAAATTTACCAGAAGAACTTCCCTTAGTTTCTCAACCTATTTATAAGAAAACACCTTACGATTATCGATATTATCTAAATTATTGCACGTTCAATTACACGATGAGTTGGTGGGATTGGGAGCGATGGGAAAAAGAATTAGACTGGATGGCGCTTCATGGAATCAATATGCCATTAGCCATTACCGGTGAATCTTATATTTGGGATAAAGTATATCGATCTTATGGATTTGAAGATGAAGATTTAGATCCATTTTTTAGCGGCCCTTCTTATTTTTCTTGGTTTTGGATGGGAAATCTAGACGGTTGGGGTGGTCCTTTACCTAAAAGTTGGAAAGAAAGTCACAAAGAACTTCAGCTAAAAATATTAAAAAGAGCACGTGAATTAGGAATGACGCCCGTTTTGCCCGCTTTTACAGGTCACGTCCCAGCATCTTTCAAAAAGGTTTTTCCCAATGCTACTTTAAAACAAACCAATTGGGGCAACGATTTTGAGGATACTTTTATTTTGGATAGTAATGATCCTTTGTTTTCAGAAATTGGTCAACGATTTTTAGAAGTTCAAACAGAGGTTTATGGCACCGATCATCTATACTCAGCCGATACTTTTAACGAAAATACTCCACCGTCTAATGATCCTGAAGATTTAGCCAAACTCAGTAAAAAGGTTTACGAAAGTATGAAGACTGTAGATAAAGATGCGGTTTGGGTAATGCAAGGCTGGCTGTTTTATAGTCATCGTGATTTTTGGCAAGCTCCACAAATAAAAGGCTTGTTGGATGCAGTACCCGATGATTCTATGATTATTCTAGATCTGGCTACAGAAATAGAACCTGTATGGAAAAGAACTGATGCTTTCTACGGAAAACAATGGATTTGGAATATGCTACATAATTTTGGAGGTAATATCACCATGTTTGGTCGTATAGAAACGGTAGCTACTGCTCCGGCTGAAGCATTAAATAGTAAAGACTCTGGGAAACTAAAAGGTTTGGGGCTAACTATGGAGGCGATAGAGCAAAACCCTGTTTTATATGAATTAATGGCCGATAATGTTTGGCGTAATAAACCAATAGATTTAAAAGACTGGTTAAAACAATATACTAAAAATCGCTACGGAAAAGAAGATGAAAAACTTTTACAGGCTTGGGATACTTTAGTAAATACGGCATATAACGGAAAAGTGATTAGAGATGGAGCTGAATCTATAATCGTGGCGCGTCCAACTATGGAAGGCTATAGGCGATGGGCAAGAACAAAACTAAATTATAAACCCGAGGAACTTTTACCGGCTTGGGATAAATTTATTGAAGTAGCCGATAATTATAAGGATTCTGAAGGTTTTAAGTATGATCTTGTAGATCTAACACGGCAGATCTTGGCTAATTATGCCTTACCGTTACAACAACAAATTAGCTACGCCTATCAAAATAATGATAAGGAAGATTTTGACAAGTATAGCAATCAGTTTCTAGATCTTATTCACGGTCTCGATGAATTATTGGCTACTCAAAAGGATTTCTTATTAGGTCCTTGGCTAGCTAGTGCAAGGGAATGGGGAACAGATCCGCAAGAAAAAGCATTGTACGAACAAAATGCCCGCGATCTTATTACGCTTTGGGGAGGAAAAGATAACAGGTTGCACGAATATAGTAATCGACAATGGAGCGGACTTATGGCCGACTTCTATAAGCCCAGATGGGAACAATATTTTAAAGCTGTAAAGAAAGACTGGTCGAAGTTTGATCAGTCACAGTTCGATGAGAAAATCAAAGAATGGGAGTGGAATTGGGTGCAAACGGAAGAAGAATTTCCTACTCAACCATCTGGAAGCGCTATTGGCAAAGCGAAGGAGCTATATAAGAAGTATCGAACTGATATTGTACCGCTAACAGAAAAGATGAAACCGATAGAATATAACTATTAG